A single genomic interval of Phreatobacter oligotrophus harbors:
- a CDS encoding outer membrane protein: MKTTVIAAAALIALPLGAGAADLGAVRAPSSAAVAAQAFDWSGFYLGAHAGYGFGRALPVNFGGVPFPTNVGGALIGGQVGFNYQINQVVLGAEADLALTSISGSNPVLPPAIRVRTHVLGTLRARAGFAVDRALIYGTGGLAVQSATFGYGPGPQGYSRVGWTIGAGVEYALAPHWTVKAEYAYHSFGSRDLLPLYGLTISSNIHTVKLGVNYLFSTGPSAVSARY; encoded by the coding sequence GTGAAGACAACTGTTATCGCTGCTGCTGCCTTGATCGCGCTGCCCCTGGGGGCCGGCGCAGCCGATCTTGGGGCGGTGCGCGCGCCCTCGTCGGCGGCTGTCGCGGCGCAGGCCTTCGACTGGAGCGGCTTCTACCTTGGCGCTCACGCGGGCTACGGGTTTGGGCGTGCCTTGCCGGTGAACTTCGGCGGCGTGCCGTTTCCGACCAATGTCGGCGGCGCGCTGATCGGCGGCCAGGTCGGCTTCAACTATCAGATCAACCAGGTCGTCCTCGGCGCCGAGGCGGATCTCGCCCTGACCAGCATCAGCGGCAGCAACCCCGTCCTGCCCCCTGCCATCCGGGTGCGGACCCATGTCCTTGGCACCCTTCGCGCGCGTGCCGGTTTCGCCGTGGACCGGGCGCTGATCTATGGCACGGGCGGCCTTGCCGTGCAGTCCGCGACCTTCGGCTATGGCCCGGGGCCGCAGGGCTATTCGCGCGTCGGCTGGACCATCGGCGCCGGTGTCGAATATGCCCTCGCGCCCCATTGGACGGTGAAGGCCGAGTATGCCTATCACAGCTTCGGCTCGCGCGACCTGCTGCCGCTCTACGGGCTCACCATCAGCTCGAACATTCACACCGTGAAGCTCGGCGTGAACTACCTGTTCTCGACAGGCCCGTCGGCCGTCAGCGCCCGCTACTGA
- a CDS encoding outer membrane protein translates to MKTLLLATTALVAFAAGAQAADLGSRRAPVAAAVVAPAFSWTGFYVGAFAGYGWNNFNAFGPGAGTGNGPLLGATIGYNYQINQFVLGAEADLAFAAITGRATAAPTFSLRTNMLGSVRARAGFAVDRALLYVTGGLGIQNAAWSQNAAPIERFTRTGWTLGGGVEYAITQNWTAKLEYNYYNFGTRPAGPVYFMPIRNEVHTVKLGVNYLFSTGPSAVVARY, encoded by the coding sequence ATGAAGACGCTTCTCCTCGCCACTACAGCGCTCGTCGCCTTCGCCGCCGGCGCCCAGGCTGCCGATCTTGGCTCGCGCCGCGCCCCGGTCGCCGCCGCCGTCGTCGCCCCGGCCTTCTCCTGGACCGGCTTCTATGTCGGCGCCTTTGCCGGCTATGGCTGGAACAACTTCAACGCGTTTGGTCCCGGCGCCGGTACCGGCAACGGCCCGCTCCTGGGCGCCACGATCGGCTACAACTACCAGATCAATCAGTTCGTCCTCGGCGCAGAGGCTGACCTCGCCTTCGCCGCGATCACGGGTCGCGCTACTGCTGCCCCGACCTTCTCGCTGCGCACCAACATGCTCGGCTCGGTCCGCGCCCGCGCCGGCTTCGCTGTCGACCGCGCACTCCTCTACGTGACCGGCGGTCTCGGCATCCAGAACGCCGCTTGGTCGCAGAACGCCGCCCCGATCGAGCGCTTCACCCGCACCGGCTGGACCCTCGGGGGCGGCGTCGAGTACGCCATCACCCAGAACTGGACCGCCAAGCTCGAGTACAACTACTACAACTTCGGCACCCGTCCGGCCGGCCCAGTTTACTTCATGCCGATCCGCAACGAGGTCCACACCGTGAAACTCGGCGTGAACTACCTCTTCTCGACCGGCCCCTCGGCCGTCGTCGCGCGCTACTGA
- a CDS encoding S-methyl-5'-thioadenosine phosphorylase, which yields MAKAVLGIMGGSGIYDLPGLEGLEEVAIASPWGEPSDVLRRGRIGGTEIVFLPRHGRGHRLSPSDINYRANIDVLKRAGVTDLVSLSAVGSFKGELPPGHFVLADQFVDRTYLRTSSFFGQGCVAHVAFSHPVAPLLQKRVAAAAEAEGIAHQVGGTAVCMEGPAFSTLAESLFHKGQGWDLIGMTSMPEAKLAREAEISFAFVGMVTDYDAWHEEVGPVDVSLVVHHLHANADKARRLVARLARDFPAEHEPCPIHSDRALEHAIITAKEHRDPALVAKLDAVAGRVLGR from the coding sequence ATGGCCAAGGCGGTTCTGGGCATCATGGGCGGGTCGGGCATCTACGACCTGCCGGGCCTCGAGGGGCTGGAGGAGGTCGCCATCGCCTCGCCCTGGGGCGAGCCCTCGGACGTGCTGCGCCGCGGGCGCATCGGCGGCACCGAGATCGTATTCCTGCCGCGGCATGGCCGGGGCCATCGCCTCAGCCCCTCCGACATCAATTACCGCGCCAATATCGACGTGCTGAAGCGGGCAGGGGTCACCGACCTCGTCTCGCTCTCCGCCGTCGGCTCGTTCAAGGGCGAGCTGCCGCCGGGCCATTTCGTCCTGGCCGACCAGTTCGTCGACCGGACCTATCTGCGCACATCCAGCTTCTTCGGCCAGGGCTGCGTCGCCCATGTCGCCTTCTCGCACCCCGTGGCGCCGCTGCTGCAGAAGCGCGTGGCGGCGGCCGCCGAGGCGGAGGGCATCGCCCATCAGGTCGGCGGCACGGCCGTCTGCATGGAGGGTCCGGCCTTCTCGACGCTGGCCGAGAGCCTGTTCCACAAGGGGCAGGGCTGGGACCTGATCGGCATGACCTCCATGCCCGAGGCCAAGCTCGCGCGCGAGGCCGAGATCTCCTTCGCCTTCGTCGGGATGGTGACGGACTACGACGCCTGGCACGAGGAGGTCGGACCGGTGGATGTCTCGCTCGTCGTCCACCACCTCCACGCCAATGCCGACAAGGCGCGCCGCCTGGTCGCCCGCCTTGCGCGTGATTTCCCCGCAGAGCACGAGCCCTGCCCGATCCATTCGGACCGGGCCCTGGAGCACGCCATCATCACGGCGAAGGAGCATCGCGACCCCGCGCTCGTGGCGAAGCTCGATGCGGTAGCCGGCCGCGTGCTCGGCCGCTGA
- a CDS encoding outer membrane protein yields MKTSLLAAAAALIALTAGAEAADLVRPRQSVAATVVAQAAPFNWTGFYLGGHLGYGWGRTGWTYVAETVASNPKGIFGGLHGGYNWQVNNFVIGVEQDLSAAAFSDRDICGANATWTCTSRTNWLGSTRLRGGLAADRALFYVTGGLGYGDTRVTTVTAGGPISSSRFRVGYAVGAGVEYAFAQNWTAKAEYLYFDLGRASYAGFDGDPVRARFQYHTMKVGLSYLFSTGPSAVSARY; encoded by the coding sequence ATGAAGACATCTCTTCTTGCCGCTGCCGCTGCACTGATCGCCCTGACTGCCGGCGCTGAGGCCGCCGATCTGGTGCGGCCGCGCCAGTCTGTCGCGGCGACCGTTGTGGCGCAGGCTGCGCCGTTCAACTGGACCGGCTTCTATCTGGGTGGCCATCTCGGCTATGGCTGGGGTCGCACGGGCTGGACCTACGTGGCGGAAACCGTGGCCAGCAACCCCAAGGGCATCTTCGGCGGCCTGCATGGTGGCTATAACTGGCAGGTCAACAATTTCGTCATCGGCGTCGAGCAGGATCTGAGCGCGGCGGCCTTCAGCGACCGCGACATCTGCGGCGCCAACGCGACCTGGACCTGCACGTCGCGGACGAACTGGCTCGGCTCGACCCGCCTTCGCGGCGGTCTCGCCGCTGATCGCGCCCTGTTCTACGTGACCGGTGGTCTCGGCTACGGCGACACGCGCGTCACCACCGTGACGGCCGGCGGCCCCATCAGCAGTTCGCGGTTTCGCGTCGGCTATGCCGTGGGCGCCGGTGTCGAATATGCCTTCGCCCAGAACTGGACCGCCAAGGCCGAGTATCTGTACTTCGACCTGGGTCGCGCCAGCTACGCCGGCTTCGATGGCGATCCCGTCCGCGCCCGCTTCCAGTATCACACGATGAAGGTCGGCCTGAGCTATCTGTTCTCGACCGGCCCGTCGGCCGTCAGCGCCCGCTACTGA
- a CDS encoding tRNA (cytidine(34)-2'-O)-methyltransferase produces the protein MIRLALYQPDIAQNTGTILRMAACLGIAVDIIEPAGFPVSDRAFRRAGMDYLDHVSWCRHDDWAAFEASRRAEGRRLVLTTTRGSVPHVDFAFQPGDVVMAGRESAGVPEEVHAAADARILIPLRPGLRSLNVAIASAIIAGEALRQLGGFPPQAGAPS, from the coding sequence ATGATCCGCCTCGCCCTCTACCAGCCCGACATCGCCCAGAACACCGGCACGATCCTGCGCATGGCCGCCTGTCTCGGCATCGCCGTGGACATCATCGAGCCCGCCGGATTTCCCGTATCCGACAGGGCTTTCCGCCGCGCCGGCATGGATTACCTGGACCACGTTTCGTGGTGCCGGCACGACGATTGGGCGGCTTTCGAGGCCTCCCGACGGGCGGAAGGCCGCCGTCTCGTGCTCACCACCACGCGTGGCAGCGTTCCGCATGTGGATTTCGCCTTCCAGCCCGGCGATGTCGTCATGGCAGGACGGGAATCGGCGGGTGTGCCGGAGGAGGTCCATGCCGCCGCCGACGCACGAATCCTCATCCCGCTGCGGCCGGGGCTGCGATCGCTCAATGTCGCCATCGCCAGCGCCATCATCGCGGGGGAAGCCCTGCGCCAGCTCGGCGGCTTTCCGCCGCAGGCGGGAGCCCCTTCCTGA
- a CDS encoding MaoC family dehydratase: MYDDIVIGERERLGAYTFTAEAIIAFARNYDPQPFHLSEEGGKATHFGGLVASGWHTGSLWMRMRVEHSQRIAAERAAKGLPPQWNGPSGGFTNLKWPRPVRAGDTVTYYTEYVSKRPLASRPGWGIVFSLNTGENQHGELVFAFDGSVFVPL; this comes from the coding sequence TACGACGACATCGTCATCGGCGAGCGCGAGCGGCTCGGCGCCTATACCTTCACCGCCGAGGCCATCATCGCCTTCGCCCGCAACTACGACCCGCAGCCCTTCCACCTCTCCGAGGAAGGCGGCAAGGCCACCCATTTCGGCGGGCTCGTCGCCTCCGGCTGGCACACCGGCAGCCTCTGGATGCGGATGCGGGTGGAGCATTCGCAGCGCATCGCCGCCGAGCGCGCCGCCAAGGGCCTGCCGCCGCAGTGGAACGGTCCCTCCGGCGGCTTCACCAACCTCAAATGGCCGCGGCCGGTCAGGGCCGGCGACACCGTGACCTACTACACGGAATATGTGTCGAAGAGGCCGCTCGCCTCCCGCCCCGGCTGGGGCATCGTCTTCTCGCTGAACACCGGCGAGAACCAGCACGGCGAGCTGGTCTTCGCCTTCGACGGCTCCGTCTTCGTGCCGCTCTGA
- the copM gene encoding CopM family metallochaperone — translation MRRTSIPALALAFAAGLAVSAALTGGGLPLLAQTHGHGAHGGHAAAPRAASAATEGYRAANARMHRDMDIAFTGDADVDFVKGMIPHHQGAIDMAKVVLAHGKDAQVRKWAEDVIREQEREIGEMRAWLARQGR, via the coding sequence ATGCGCCGCACCTCGATCCCCGCCCTCGCTCTCGCCTTCGCTGCCGGCCTCGCGGTCTCCGCCGCGCTGACCGGCGGCGGCCTGCCTCTTCTCGCGCAGACCCACGGCCATGGTGCCCATGGCGGCCATGCGGCCGCGCCGCGCGCCGCTAGCGCCGCGACCGAGGGCTACCGCGCCGCCAATGCCCGCATGCATCGCGACATGGACATCGCCTTCACCGGCGATGCCGACGTCGATTTCGTGAAGGGCATGATCCCGCACCACCAGGGCGCCATCGACATGGCGAAGGTGGTCCTCGCCCATGGCAAGGACGCGCAGGTGCGCAAATGGGCGGAGGATGTCATCCGCGAGCAGGAGCGCGAGATCGGCGAGATGCGCGCCTGGCTGGCGCGGCAGGGCCGCTGA
- a CDS encoding outer membrane protein: MKNLLLAGAASMAVLAFQPAQAADLMRPRQPVADTVVAVPAGFSWTGIYGGVHLGYGWGRSNWGFIPAGTFTSPSSDGIFGGVQLGYNYQINQLVLGIEGDASAADLSGWSSCPNPAFTCASRANFLGTIRGRIGWAWDRTLIYGTGGVAFGNFRNRTYDAATVTQVGSYSNSRVGYALGAGLEYAWTPNVTTKLEYMYYDFGSSTQLAGPGSLDPANEVRIRNNVHTVKIGLNYLFSTGPGPMARY; encoded by the coding sequence ATGAAGAACCTTCTCCTCGCCGGCGCGGCCTCGATGGCCGTCCTCGCGTTCCAGCCGGCCCAGGCCGCCGACCTCATGCGGCCCCGCCAGCCGGTGGCCGACACGGTCGTGGCCGTTCCCGCCGGCTTCTCCTGGACCGGCATCTATGGCGGCGTCCATCTCGGCTATGGCTGGGGCCGCTCCAACTGGGGCTTCATCCCCGCCGGCACCTTCACCTCGCCCTCCTCGGACGGCATCTTCGGCGGTGTCCAGCTCGGCTATAACTACCAGATCAACCAGCTGGTGCTTGGCATCGAGGGCGATGCCTCGGCCGCCGATCTGTCGGGCTGGTCGTCCTGCCCGAACCCGGCCTTCACCTGCGCCTCGCGGGCGAACTTCCTCGGCACGATCCGCGGCCGCATCGGCTGGGCCTGGGACCGCACCCTGATCTACGGCACCGGCGGCGTGGCCTTCGGCAACTTCCGCAACCGCACCTATGACGCGGCGACGGTGACGCAGGTCGGCTCCTACAGCAATTCGCGCGTCGGCTACGCCCTTGGCGCCGGCCTCGAATATGCCTGGACCCCGAACGTGACCACGAAGCTCGAGTACATGTACTACGACTTCGGCTCCTCGACGCAGCTGGCCGGCCCTGGCTCGCTCGATCCGGCGAACGAAGTGCGGATCCGCAACAACGTGCACACCGTCAAGATCGGCCTGAACTACCTGTTCTCGACCGGTCCGGGCCCGATGGCCCGCTACTGA
- a CDS encoding outer membrane protein encodes MKKLLLATTALVAFVAGAQAADLGAPRSPVAAAVVAPAFNWTGFYLGLHAGYGFGRTTGITPGLVAYPANTTGPLIGGQVGFNYQINQIVLGAEADIALAAITGRNPGVGLPAPVLYRTNMLGSLRARGGIAVDRVLLYVTGGLGFQNASFTNTVGPERYTRTGWTLGAGVEYAVAQNWTVKGEYAYYNFGTRALGPIYTGTVRSDVHTVKLGVNYLFSTGPSAVVARY; translated from the coding sequence ATGAAGAAGCTTCTTCTTGCCACCACGGCGCTCGTCGCCTTCGTCGCCGGCGCCCAGGCCGCTGATCTCGGCGCGCCGCGCTCGCCCGTCGCCGCGGCGGTCGTCGCTCCGGCGTTCAACTGGACCGGTTTCTATCTGGGCCTCCACGCCGGCTACGGCTTCGGCCGCACGACGGGTATCACGCCTGGCCTGGTGGCCTATCCAGCCAACACCACCGGCCCGCTGATCGGCGGCCAGGTTGGCTTCAACTACCAGATCAATCAAATCGTGCTCGGCGCCGAGGCAGACATCGCTCTCGCCGCGATCACCGGCCGGAACCCGGGTGTCGGTTTGCCCGCCCCGGTGCTTTACCGCACCAACATGCTCGGTTCGCTGCGGGCCCGCGGTGGTATCGCCGTCGACCGCGTGCTTCTCTACGTCACGGGCGGTCTCGGCTTCCAGAACGCCTCCTTCACCAACACCGTTGGTCCGGAGAGGTATACCCGGACCGGCTGGACCCTCGGTGCGGGCGTGGAATATGCCGTCGCCCAGAACTGGACCGTGAAGGGCGAGTACGCCTACTACAATTTCGGCACCCGGGCGCTCGGCCCGATCTACACCGGCACGGTGCGCTCCGATGTCCACACCGTGAAGCTCGGCGTGAACTACCTCTTCTCGACCGGCCCGTCGGCCGTCGTCGCGCGCTACTGA
- a CDS encoding outer membrane protein produces the protein MMSRLSLAAALALATTGVHAADLGVPRQPVDAAVIAPVFDWSGLYAGIQGGYAGTHQAWTVTFPGPFRTGWAGQGGLVGLHVGANRQFGRLVLGLQADINAGAIAGSITDPPVVFASRANLLGALEARVGIATDRFLIYAAGGAAGTDARHSFTLGQIGPVVFRQNWLGWTVGGGAEYAFGSGWTARLEYRFADFGSRAYPATPVGGNGVINAHSHRQTIQTVRLGLSYLFSTGPVAVSARY, from the coding sequence ATGATGAGCCGTTTGAGCCTTGCCGCAGCCCTCGCACTGGCCACGACTGGCGTCCATGCCGCCGACCTTGGCGTTCCGCGCCAGCCCGTCGACGCCGCGGTCATTGCCCCCGTCTTCGATTGGTCAGGCCTCTATGCGGGCATCCAGGGTGGATATGCCGGCACCCATCAGGCCTGGACCGTGACCTTTCCCGGTCCGTTCCGGACAGGGTGGGCCGGGCAGGGCGGCCTCGTCGGCCTCCATGTCGGCGCCAACCGCCAGTTCGGGCGGCTGGTCCTGGGTCTCCAGGCCGACATCAATGCCGGCGCCATTGCAGGATCGATAACGGATCCGCCGGTCGTCTTCGCAAGCCGGGCCAACCTGCTGGGTGCTCTCGAGGCGCGGGTGGGAATCGCGACCGACCGCTTCCTGATCTATGCCGCCGGCGGTGCCGCCGGCACCGATGCCCGCCATAGCTTCACCCTTGGTCAGATCGGGCCTGTCGTCTTTCGGCAGAACTGGCTGGGATGGACCGTCGGCGGCGGGGCCGAATATGCCTTCGGCTCGGGCTGGACCGCACGGCTCGAGTATCGCTTCGCCGATTTCGGATCCCGCGCCTACCCGGCCACGCCCGTGGGCGGGAACGGCGTGATCAATGCGCACAGCCATCGCCAGACCATCCAGACCGTTCGCCTCGGCCTGAGCTATCTGTTCTCGACCGGCCCTGTTGCCGTCAGCGCCCGCTACTGA
- a CDS encoding cytochrome b, which yields MQGHSHYTPTSGIGKWMDSRLPLPRLVYDSFIAYPVPKNLNYFYTFGAILSFMLVAQIVTGVVLAMHYTAHVDLAFNSVEKIMRDVNYGWMIRYLHSNGASMFFIAVYIHIFRGLYYGSYKAPREVLWILGVIIYLLMMATAFLGYVLPWGQMSLWGAVVITNLFSAIPLVGPTIVEFLWGGYSVDQPTLNRFFSLHYLLPFMIAGVVVLHVWALHVTGQNNPAGVEVKDVKKDTVPFTPYATIKDAVGLVFFLAFFVWFAFFQPNYLGHAVNYVPADPLVTPPHIVPEWYFLPFYAILRAITFDINLIIFTIPSKLGGVLAMFAAIAVLAFLPWLDTSKVKSSAYRPLHKQFFWAFVVVCVMLGWLGSKPAEYPYTVLSLIFTGLYFAYFLVVLPLLGLFETPRQLPASIADAVLGKNRGAAPVTAGAAAAPQTKG from the coding sequence ATGCAGGGTCATTCGCACTACACCCCGACGTCGGGCATCGGAAAGTGGATGGATTCCCGTCTGCCGCTGCCGCGCCTCGTCTATGACAGCTTCATCGCCTATCCGGTCCCGAAGAACCTGAACTACTTCTACACCTTCGGCGCCATCCTCTCGTTCATGCTGGTGGCGCAGATCGTCACCGGCGTGGTGCTGGCGATGCACTACACCGCTCATGTCGACCTCGCCTTCAACTCGGTCGAGAAGATCATGCGCGACGTCAACTACGGTTGGATGATCCGCTATCTGCACTCGAACGGCGCGTCGATGTTCTTCATCGCCGTCTACATCCACATCTTCCGCGGCCTCTATTACGGGTCCTACAAGGCCCCCCGCGAGGTGCTCTGGATCCTCGGCGTCATCATCTACCTGCTGATGATGGCCACCGCCTTCCTCGGCTATGTGCTGCCCTGGGGCCAGATGTCCCTGTGGGGCGCGGTCGTCATCACCAACCTGTTCTCGGCCATCCCGCTGGTCGGCCCGACCATCGTCGAGTTCCTGTGGGGCGGCTATTCGGTCGACCAGCCGACGCTGAACCGCTTCTTCTCGCTGCACTACCTGCTGCCCTTCATGATCGCGGGCGTCGTCGTCCTGCACGTCTGGGCGCTGCACGTGACCGGCCAGAACAATCCGGCCGGCGTCGAGGTGAAGGACGTGAAGAAGGACACCGTTCCCTTCACCCCCTACGCCACGATCAAGGACGCGGTCGGCCTCGTGTTCTTCCTGGCCTTCTTCGTCTGGTTCGCCTTCTTCCAGCCGAACTATCTCGGCCATGCCGTGAACTACGTGCCGGCTGACCCGCTGGTGACGCCGCCGCATATCGTGCCGGAGTGGTACTTCCTGCCCTTCTACGCGATCCTCCGCGCCATCACCTTCGACATCAACCTGATCATCTTCACGATCCCCTCGAAGCTTGGCGGCGTTCTGGCCATGTTCGCGGCCATCGCGGTGCTGGCCTTCCTGCCCTGGCTCGACACCTCGAAGGTCAAGTCCTCGGCCTATCGCCCGCTGCACAAGCAGTTCTTCTGGGCCTTCGTCGTGGTCTGCGTGATGCTGGGCTGGCTCGGCTCCAAGCCGGCCGAGTACCCCTACACCGTGCTGTCGCTGATCTTCACCGGCCTGTACTTCGCGTACTTCCTGGTGGTGCTGCCGCTGCTCGGCCTGTTCGAGACCCCGCGCCAGCTTCCGGCCTCCATCGCCGATGCGGTGCTGGGCAAGAACCGCGGTGCGGCTCCCGTCACGGCCGGCGCCGCTGCCGCGCCGCAGACCAAAGGTTGA
- the petA gene encoding ubiquinol-cytochrome c reductase iron-sulfur subunit: MASVQHAEGDRRDFLFLATGAAAAVGGAAAIWPFISQLAPDAGTIAAGAPVELDLASIPDGGQIKILWRGKPYFVRNRTEAEIKAAQDVDVKTLRDPQPDSARVKEGKAKWLITAANCTHLGCVPLGNQGDYGGWFCPCHGSHFDTSGRIRKGPAPANLPIPQYTFVSDTRIRITGAPGSAA; the protein is encoded by the coding sequence GTGGCAAGCGTTCAACATGCCGAGGGCGATCGCCGTGATTTCCTGTTCCTGGCGACGGGGGCTGCTGCTGCCGTTGGCGGCGCTGCGGCGATCTGGCCCTTCATCAGCCAGCTGGCGCCCGACGCCGGCACCATCGCAGCCGGCGCCCCGGTCGAGCTCGACCTCGCCTCGATCCCGGACGGCGGCCAGATCAAGATCCTCTGGCGCGGCAAGCCCTATTTCGTCCGCAACCGGACCGAGGCCGAGATCAAGGCTGCCCAGGACGTCGACGTGAAGACGCTGCGCGACCCGCAGCCCGACTCGGCCCGCGTCAAGGAAGGCAAGGCCAAGTGGCTCATCACCGCCGCCAACTGCACCCATCTCGGCTGCGTGCCGCTGGGCAACCAGGGTGACTATGGCGGCTGGTTCTGCCCCTGCCACGGTTCGCACTTCGATACGTCGGGCCGCATCCGCAAGGGCCCCGCGCCGGCCAACCTGCCCATCCCGCAGTACACCTTCGTCAGCGACACGCGCATCCGCATCACCGGTGCGCCTGGTTCCGCCGCCTGA
- a CDS encoding outer membrane protein: MKKLLLATTALVAFAAGAQAADLGSRRAPVAAAVVAPAFSWTGFYVGAFAGYGWNNYNIVGLGTGTGNGPLLGGTVGYNYQINQFVLGAEADLAFAAITGRPAAAPNFSLRTNMLGSVRARAGFAVDRALLFVTGGLGIQNAAFSANGGPIERFTRTGWTLGGGVEYALTQNWTAKLEYSYYNFGTRPAGAVYGLPVRNEVHTVKLGVNYLFSTGPSAVVARY; this comes from the coding sequence ATGAAGAAGCTGCTCCTCGCCACCACCGCGCTCGTCGCCTTCGCCGCCGGCGCCCAGGCCGCCGACCTCGGCTCGCGCCGCGCCCCCGTCGCCGCCGCTGTCGTGGCCCCGGCCTTCTCCTGGACCGGCTTCTATGTCGGCGCCTTCGCCGGCTACGGCTGGAACAACTACAACATCGTCGGCCTCGGCACCGGCACGGGCAACGGCCCGCTCCTCGGCGGCACGGTTGGCTACAACTACCAGATCAACCAGTTCGTCCTCGGCGCCGAGGCTGACCTGGCCTTCGCCGCGATCACCGGTCGCCCGGCTGCTGCCCCGAACTTCTCGCTGCGCACCAACATGCTCGGCTCGGTCCGCGCCCGCGCCGGCTTCGCCGTCGACCGCGCTCTCCTCTTCGTGACCGGCGGTCTCGGCATCCAGAACGCTGCCTTCAGCGCCAACGGCGGCCCGATCGAGCGCTTCACCCGCACCGGCTGGACCCTCGGCGGCGGCGTCGAGTACGCCCTGACCCAGAACTGGACCGCGAAGCTCGAGTACAGCTACTACAACTTCGGCACCCGCCCGGCCGGCGCTGTGTACGGCCTGCCGGTCCGCAACGAGGTCCACACTGTGAAGCTCGGCGTGAACTACCTGTTCTCGACCGGCCCGTCGGCCGTCGTCGCGCGCTACTGA
- a CDS encoding adenine phosphoribosyltransferase, whose protein sequence is MTDDGDLRQAIRTIPDYPKPGIMFRDITTLLGDARAFRRAVDQLVHPYAGAKIDKVAGIEARGFILGGAVAHQLSAGFVPIRKKGKLPHQTVRMAYALEYGTDEMEIHVDAIRPGEKVILVDDLIATGGTAEGAVKLLRQIGADVVAACFIIDLPELGGAARLRAMGLPVRALMAFDGH, encoded by the coding sequence ATGACGGACGACGGGGATCTGCGCCAGGCGATCAGGACCATTCCGGACTATCCCAAGCCCGGCATCATGTTTCGCGACATCACCACGCTGCTCGGCGATGCGCGGGCGTTCCGCCGCGCCGTGGACCAGCTCGTCCATCCCTATGCGGGGGCGAAGATCGACAAGGTCGCGGGCATCGAGGCGCGCGGTTTCATCCTCGGCGGGGCGGTGGCGCACCAGCTCTCCGCCGGCTTCGTGCCGATCCGCAAGAAGGGCAAGCTGCCCCACCAGACCGTGCGCATGGCCTATGCGCTGGAATATGGCACCGACGAGATGGAGATCCATGTCGACGCCATCCGGCCCGGCGAGAAGGTCATCCTCGTCGACGACCTCATCGCCACGGGCGGCACGGCCGAGGGCGCGGTGAAGCTCTTGCGCCAGATCGGCGCCGATGTGGTGGCGGCCTGCTTCATCATCGACCTGCCGGAGCTCGGCGGTGCGGCCCGGCTGCGCGCCATGGGGCTGCCGGTGCGGGCGCTCATGGCCTTCGACGGGCACTAG
- a CDS encoding cytochrome c1, with the protein MTRFSLRMAAAGLAGLALAATLSPASAAEQVEPPRFNWSFAGIFGTFDRAQLQRGFQVYKEVCSACHGIEQISFRNLAQPGGPGFSAAQAAQIAADWVHKVREIGDDGQPAERTPRLADRIPGPFPNKKAAETANGGKAPPDLSLMPKARTYERGFPRFLFDIVTLYQEQGADYVKAFLRGYEDGHDTPPGTHYNKYYPGNAVAMPNVLQDGQVTYSDGSPQTAVQYAADVTAFLMWTAEPHLEQRKRIGFQVLLFLLVLGGLTYFTKKKVWKDVEGHA; encoded by the coding sequence ATGACGCGTTTCTCTCTCCGCATGGCGGCGGCCGGTCTTGCCGGCCTCGCCCTCGCCGCCACCCTCTCGCCGGCCTCGGCCGCCGAGCAGGTGGAGCCGCCGCGCTTCAACTGGTCGTTTGCCGGCATTTTCGGCACCTTCGACCGGGCGCAGCTGCAGCGCGGCTTCCAGGTCTACAAGGAGGTCTGCTCGGCCTGCCACGGCATCGAGCAGATCTCGTTCCGCAACCTCGCCCAGCCCGGCGGCCCGGGCTTCAGCGCCGCCCAGGCGGCGCAGATTGCCGCCGACTGGGTCCACAAGGTCCGCGAGATCGGCGACGACGGCCAGCCGGCTGAGCGCACCCCGCGCCTTGCCGACCGCATCCCCGGCCCGTTCCCGAACAAGAAGGCCGCCGAGACCGCCAATGGCGGCAAGGCTCCGCCGGACCTGTCGCTGATGCCGAAGGCGCGCACCTATGAGCGCGGCTTCCCGCGCTTCCTGTTCGACATCGTCACGCTCTACCAGGAGCAGGGTGCCGACTACGTGAAGGCCTTCCTTCGCGGTTACGAAGACGGGCACGACACGCCGCCCGGCACCCACTACAACAAGTACTATCCGGGCAACGCTGTCGCCATGCCGAACGTGCTGCAGGACGGCCAGGTGACCTATTCCGACGGTTCGCCGCAGACCGCTGTGCAGTATGCCGCCGACGTCACCGCCTTCCTGATGTGGACGGCCGAGCCGCATCTCGAGCAGCGCAAGCGCATCGGCTTCCAGGTGCTGCTGTTCCTGCTGGTGCTCGGCGGCCTGACCTACTTCACCAAGAAGAAGGTCTGGAAGGACGTCGAAGGCCACGCCTGA